One region of Quercus lobata isolate SW786 chromosome 2, ValleyOak3.0 Primary Assembly, whole genome shotgun sequence genomic DNA includes:
- the LOC115973780 gene encoding mavicyanin-like: MMFNNLEDDSKEEWAIELCLAVIEPVEEAMEEEAMLTVSKEIEEKMPKSIGEQSRKDQFTVTDELQSFEDEAFNVTNGTHTVASVSEVEYNACTEVTSAFEVQFTFGFPLETTGTYYIICNVSNHCEQGQKFSFKVESTGSPTESPPNSASSLTVGALFAVLTTAAISFLTSNKML; encoded by the exons ATGATGTTCAACAACCTAGAAGATGATAGCAAAGAAGAATGGGCTATTGAATTGTGTCTGGCTGTGATAGAGCCAGTCGAAGAAGCAATGGAAGAGGAAGCAATGCTAACAGTCTCAAAGGAAATTGAAGAGAAAATGCCTAAAAGCATAGGGGAGCAATCTAGGAAAGATCAGTTCACGGTAACTGATGAGTTACAATCTTTTGAAGATGAAG CATTCAATGTGACAAACGGGACACACACTGTGGCCAGTGTATCAGAGGTTGAATATAATGCCTGCACAGAAGTAACGTCTGCTTTTGAAGTCCAATTCACATTTGGATTCCCTCTTGAAACTACCGGTACTTACTACATCATCTGCAACGTTAGTAACCACTGTGAACAAGGCCAAAAGTTTTCTTTCAAGGTTGAATCCACTGGATCGCCAACTGAATCGCCACCCAACTCCGCTTCATCTCTAACAGTTGGTGCCTTATTTGCTGTGCTCACCACCGCAGCCATCTCTTTCTTGACTTCTAATAAAATGTTATAG